In one Mastacembelus armatus chromosome 19, fMasArm1.2, whole genome shotgun sequence genomic region, the following are encoded:
- the chrm3b gene encoding muscarinic acetylcholine receptor M1, whose product MNLSSSSTPIHFLTSSSRDQSDTTISEPASLGDSYHKVAILSDSVGGWKQHNVSHVSRQGENVMDSLVNRTLMMPVEDFDPLGGHTILQVIIIVFLTGSLSLVTVVGNILVLVSFKINKALKTVNNYYLLSLAFADLTIGTLSMNLYTTYIVMDQWALGPVVCDLWLAVDYVASNASVMNLLVISFDRYFSVTRPLTYRAKRTTKRAMTMIALAWSISFILWAPAILFWQYIVGERTVQPKECYIQFLSEPIITFCTAIAAFYLPVTIMAILFWKIYQETEKRAKDVQSLKGSGSGKILSQAWNQGNGSRREGAPNSQKNLSAILHQMNSQNGSSYELNKLTSENKHNTSIPGGPRRRGKCGLFCFQFSSLLPSHHAPKQSIHTTIIVGETEQNNSNRSNKEVGASGDQSESKQEMDDRSFRDVKKSRKGKKNEDKWTSPSSKIQEESIPKPFMSSPTVITMKDAAMAKRFASKAKTEINKRKNEKKANEKKAARTLSAILFVFIITWLPYNIMVLINTFCQDCIPETLWALGYWLCYINSTINPMCYALCNKTFRTTFRDILMCQWNQRKNKPHFHQRKA is encoded by the exons ATGAACCTGAGCTCCAGTTCTACTCCTATTCACTTTCTTACCAGCAGTTCAAGAGATCAGTCTGATACAACTATATCCGAGCCTGCCAGCTTAG GTGACTCTTACCACAAGGTGGCCATATTATCTGACAGTGTTGGTGGGTGGAAACAGCATAATGTCAGTCATGTCTCAAGACAAGGAGAAAATGTGATGGATTCACTAGTTAACAGGACATTAATGATGCCAGTGGAGGACTTTGACCCATTAGGAGGACATACTATCTTGCAG GTCATCATAATTGTCTTCCTCACTGGATCACTTTCTCTTGTCACTGTTGTCGGCAACATCCTAGTGTTGGTGTCATTCAAGATCAATAAGGCACTCAAGACAGTAAACAACTACTATCTCCTTAGTCTGGCATTTGCTGACCTGACCATTGGTACACTGTCAATGAACCTGTATACTACCTACATTGTCATGGACCAGTGGGCTCTGGGGCCAGTGGTTTGTGACTTGTGGCTTGCAGTTGACTATGTGGCCAGTAATGCCTCAGTCATGAACTTGCTTGTCATCAGCTTTGACAG GTATTTTTCTGTCACCAGACCTTTGACCTACCGGGCCAAGCGTACAACCAAGCGGGCTATGACCATGATTGCATTAGCCTGGTCCATCTCTTTTATTCTGTGGGCCCCAGCTATCCTGTTCTGGCAGTACATTGTTGGTGAGCGGACCGTCCAGCCTAAGGAGTGCTACATTCAGTTTCTGTCTGAGCCTATCATTACATTCTGCACTGCTAttgctgcattttatttgcCTGTGACAATTATGGCAATCCTGTTTTGGAAGATCTATCAGGAGACAGAGAAGCGAGCAAAAGATGTACAAAGTCTCAAAGGATCTGGGTCAGGAAAGATTCTAAGCCAAGCTTGGAATCAAGGCAATGGCAGTAGAAGAGAGGGTGCACCTAACAGTCAAAAGAACTTGTCAGCCATTCTGCACCAAATGAACTCCCAAAACGGTAGCAGCTATGAATTAAATAAACTGacctcagaaaacaaacacaataccAGCATACCAGGAGGGCCAAGAAGGAGAGGAAAATGTGGCCTGTTCTGCTTCCAGTTTTCATCACTGCTGCCAAGTCACCATGCACCCAAGCAGTCCATCCACACTACAATTATAGTGGGTGAAACAGAGCAGAACAACTCTAATAGATCTAACAAAGAAGTTGGTGCTTCTGGGGACCAGTCAGAATCAAAGCAGGAAATGGATGAT AGGAgcttcagag ATGTTAAGAAATCTAGGAAGGGGAAGAAAAATGAGGATAAATGGACATCACCATCCAGTAAAATTCAAGAAGAGTCAATACCAAAGCCATTTATGTCCTCACCTACAGTTATCACCATGAAAGATGCAGCTATGGCCAAACGCTTTGCCTCTAAGGCCAAGACCGAGATCAACAAGCGCAAGAACgaaaaaaaggcaaatgagAAGAAAGCAGCACGGACACTTAGTgccatcttgtttgtttttattataacatGGTTACCATACAATATCATGGTGTTGATCAACACTTTCTGCCAGGATTGTATACCTGAAACTCTTTGGGCATTGGGCTACTGGTTGTGTTACATAAACAGTACAATTAACCCCATGTGCTATGCCCTGTGTAACAAGACCTTTAGAACAACTTTCAGGGATATTTTGATGTGCCAGTGGAATCAGAGGAAAAATAAGCCTCATTTTCATCAGAGAAAGGCATAG